From a region of the uncultured Desulfatiglans sp. genome:
- a CDS encoding hypothetical protein (Evidence 5 : Unknown function), whose amino-acid sequence MVFLANPGVNLHVCLCDNHQVASTQELDFIDFGHMRTRSTGAGRNTRSV is encoded by the coding sequence ATGGTCTTTTTGGCCAATCCCGGCGTCAATCTGCACGTTTGCTTGTGCGACAACCACCAGGTCGCCTCCACGCAAGAGCTCGATTTCATCGATTTTGGCCACATGCGGACCCGCTCCACAGGGGCGGGACGGAACACGCGAAGTGTGTGA
- the groS gene encoding Cpn10 chaperonin GroES, small subunit of GroESL (Evidence 2a : Function from experimental evidences in other organisms; PubMedId : 12475168, 2897629, 2901493, 8506346, 8538739, 8876186, 9285585, 9298646, 9600841; Product type f : factor) yields the protein MKIRPLNDRVVVLRIEEEEKTPGGLIIPDTAKEKPQEGRVIAVGVGKLNDKAERIPMEVKENDRVLFSKYAGNEIKIDGVEHLIMREDDILAIVEA from the coding sequence ATGAAGATCAGACCGTTGAATGATCGCGTGGTGGTGCTTCGCATCGAAGAAGAGGAGAAGACACCGGGCGGCCTCATTATCCCGGACACGGCCAAAGAGAAGCCCCAGGAGGGCCGGGTGATCGCGGTCGGCGTTGGGAAACTGAACGACAAAGCCGAGAGGATCCCGATGGAGGTCAAGGAAAACGACCGTGTCTTGTTCAGCAAGTATGCGGGCAATGAGATCAAGATCGATGGTGTGGAACATTTGATCATGCGTGAGGATGACATTTTGGCGATTGTGGAAGCGTGA